Part of the Synechococcus sp. HK01-R genome is shown below.
CAGAAGGAGCGGGCCATCGCGCTCATGGCGACGCTGGCTTCGCTGTAGGGCTTCGGTTCGGGGATGGCCACGCCCAGCAGGGAGGCGGCATGGCGTTGCACCGTGGCCGATGGGGCCGGTTCGTTGTCGCTGATGTTCACGATCTCAGGCCGCTGCCCCTGCGCCGCACGTTCGATCAGGTGCAGACAGGCGCCTGCAATGTCATCGACATGGATGCGGCAAAACACTTGGTTGGGTTTGTCGATCGGTTGTAGTTCACCGCGGCTAATTGTCCGAAGCGGCGAGCGGTCGGGGCCGTAGATCCCTGGCAGGCGAAGAATCTGCACGGGAAGACCAGATTCCAGCCAGGCCTGCTCACAGGCAAGTCGTCGCTGGCTGCGTTCCTGGGTGGGCTTGGCTGGATCCGATTCCTGCACCCAGCCTCCCTGGCGGTCTCCGTAAACGCCGGTGGTGGACAGATAGCCCACCCACTGCAGGGGGAGCTGTCGCAGTTGCTCCCCAAGACAGCGCAGCACCGGATCCTGTCCATTGCGTTCAGGAGGAATGGTGCTGAGCACGTGGGTTACATCGTTCAACTGCTCCGGATCGGGATGTTTGGCCAGTTGGCTGTCAAAGCGCAGTACCGACCCCATGTCTGATTCATCGGGAAGGCGCCGCGTGGTGAGAACCCTGGCCCCTTGGCGTCGAGCGAGGGCGGCCAGATGGCTGCCACTGAATCCGGCTCCCAGCACGAGGAGGGTGGCGTCCGGCGGCAGAGGCGGGCAGCGGTTGACAAGATCGTCGAGCATCAGTACAAGTGTATTAGTTCACCGTTGGCTCATGACCGGCTCCTGCCTGACCCTGGTACCCACGTCATCCATCATCGCGCCGCGGCGCCGGGCGCTGCGCCTCTCCTTGTCCACCACTAGTGCCGCCTTGGTGGCTGCTGCCTGCATCTCAGGAGCGTTTCTGTTGGCGCCTGAGCAGCCTGAGCAGCAGGCCTCGATTTGCCAGCGCCACAACTCCGCTATCGCCTGCCGCGTTTGGTGAGCGGAGCTCAGGTTCAGGCGGGTTGCAGCAGCCAATCGCCGTTCTGGGCGTCATCGCCGGGGGCGTCACCGTGCTCCAAGTCATCGCCAGCGTTGCTTTCCAGCTCCGGTTGGGCCCACTGCAGAAGTCTGAGGGCGAGGCGCAGATCGCCATCCATCCAGGCGCGGATCGCCATGGCCCGCCGGGGATCGTAGAAGCGTTGCCTCCGGTACCAGTCGAAAGCATCGGCATCCGACTTGTGTCCATTGCAGGACAGGCAGGCCGGCACGCAGT
Proteins encoded:
- a CDS encoding SDR family oxidoreductase; protein product: MLDDLVNRCPPLPPDATLLVLGAGFSGSHLAALARRQGARVLTTRRLPDESDMGSVLRFDSQLAKHPDPEQLNDVTHVLSTIPPERNGQDPVLRCLGEQLRQLPLQWVGYLSTTGVYGDRQGGWVQESDPAKPTQERSQRRLACEQAWLESGLPVQILRLPGIYGPDRSPLRTISRGELQPIDKPNQVFCRIHVDDIAGACLHLIERAAQGQRPEIVNISDNEPAPSATVQRHAASLLGVAIPEPKPYSEASVAMSAMARSFWTENRRVSNHLLCQELGYTLLHPDFRSGLLDCLKVEGFRAAVPSADQPPPTPERPESAHSTGSASPDQ
- a CDS encoding serine protease inhibitor, which translates into the protein MTGSCLTLVPTSSIIAPRRRALRLSLSTTSAALVAAACISGAFLLAPEQPEQQASICQRHNSAIACRVW
- a CDS encoding HNH endonuclease; translation: MHSRDAVFLEDLCPKLRVRRWRQSLHKFTGKSCIYCGKPSESIDHVLPRSRGGLSVTENCVPACLSCNGHKSDADAFDWYRRQRFYDPRRAMAIRAWMDGDLRLALRLLQWAQPELESNAGDDLEHGDAPGDDAQNGDWLLQPA